One window of Sulfurospirillum sp. 1612 genomic DNA carries:
- a CDS encoding ABC-F family ATP-binding cassette domain-containing protein, translating to MVEVNSVTMRYGSRILFENINLKFDVGKRYGLIGANGAGKSTFMKILSGEIPPTSGNISVQNGLRVGTLSQNQYAYENFTLKDAVMYGNKRLYDAIKEKEALYLNGDFEDEKVNDRLSELEIICAEEDPTYEVDVNIEKILSSLGFPIEMHDDLMSSLTGGDKFKILLAQVLFPRPDVLFLDEPTNNLDLPAISWLEDQLKKHEGTMVVISHDRHFLNSICTNILDVDYKKIREFSGNYDDWYIASNLILKQQELEQGKKQKEKEELEAFVRRFSANASKAKQATSRQKRLEKLVIEDVQTSTRRDPSIVFKLKREIGNEVLEVEGINKAYGDNVVLRDIGFKVEKGDKIALIGPNGVGKTTLLSIIVDALSADSGEIKWGATIEPSYFPQNTTDIINGDELLYEWLQTYDEKKDLDEVRKCLGRMLFSGEEQKKSIKSISGGEKHRMMLSKMMLQRGNFLLLDEPDNHLDLEAIIALGEGLYNFGGNVICATHDRELIDAFANRIIELKPDGTFIDFKGDYETYNEHIGA from the coding sequence ATGGTAGAAGTCAATAGTGTAACGATGAGATATGGTTCGCGTATTTTATTTGAAAACATCAATCTAAAATTTGACGTTGGCAAAAGATACGGGTTAATAGGCGCAAATGGTGCGGGAAAAAGTACCTTTATGAAAATCCTCTCAGGCGAAATCCCTCCTACAAGTGGCAATATATCGGTGCAAAATGGTCTCCGTGTGGGAACGCTGAGTCAAAACCAATATGCCTACGAGAACTTCACGCTAAAAGATGCCGTGATGTATGGCAATAAAAGACTCTATGATGCCATCAAGGAGAAGGAAGCGCTCTATCTCAATGGCGATTTTGAAGATGAGAAAGTCAACGACCGTCTCTCCGAATTAGAGATTATTTGTGCGGAGGAAGACCCGACTTATGAGGTTGATGTCAATATTGAGAAGATTTTAAGCTCACTGGGATTTCCTATTGAGATGCACGATGATTTGATGAGTTCACTCACCGGTGGCGACAAATTCAAAATCTTACTCGCACAAGTTTTATTTCCACGACCTGATGTACTGTTTTTGGATGAGCCGACTAATAACTTGGATTTGCCAGCGATTTCATGGTTGGAAGACCAACTCAAGAAACACGAAGGCACGATGGTTGTCATCTCTCATGATAGACACTTTTTGAATTCAATTTGTACCAATATCTTGGATGTGGATTATAAAAAAATCCGTGAATTTAGTGGAAATTATGATGATTGGTACATCGCTTCTAACCTGATTTTAAAACAACAAGAGTTAGAACAAGGCAAAAAACAGAAAGAAAAAGAAGAATTAGAAGCGTTTGTTAGGCGTTTTTCTGCGAATGCTTCCAAGGCGAAACAAGCGACAAGTAGGCAAAAAAGACTCGAAAAATTGGTTATTGAAGATGTCCAAACATCAACCCGCAGAGATCCGAGCATTGTGTTTAAATTAAAACGCGAAATCGGCAATGAAGTCTTAGAAGTGGAAGGCATTAACAAGGCTTATGGAGACAATGTTGTTTTGCGTGATATTGGTTTTAAAGTGGAAAAAGGCGATAAAATCGCATTGATTGGTCCCAATGGTGTGGGAAAAACGACGCTGTTGAGTATCATCGTAGATGCCTTGTCCGCTGATAGTGGTGAGATTAAATGGGGCGCTACGATTGAGCCGAGCTATTTTCCTCAAAATACCACAGATATCATCAACGGGGATGAATTGCTCTATGAATGGCTTCAAACGTATGATGAGAAAAAAGATTTGGATGAGGTCAGAAAATGTTTAGGTCGCATGCTCTTTTCCGGAGAAGAACAAAAAAAGAGTATCAAAAGTATCAGCGGGGGAGAAAAACATCGTATGATGCTCTCCAAAATGATGTTGCAACGGGGTAATTTTTTGCTTCTTGATGAGCCAGACAATCACCTTGATCTTGAAGCCATCATCGCATTAGGCGAGGGGTTGTATAATTTTGGCGGCAATGTTATTTGTGCGACACACGATAGAGAACTCATCGACGCATTTGCAAATCGAATCATCGAATTAAAACCTGATGGCACTTTTATAGATTTTAAAGGTGATTACGAAACGTATAATGAGCATATTGGTGCGTAA
- the fumC gene encoding class II fumarate hydratase: protein MRIEKDTMGEIEVPENALWGAQSARSLMNFKIGEEKMPKSIIYAFAILKRSVAIVNNRLGKLDEKKTRAIVLACDEILEGEHDKEFPLSIWQTGSGTQTNMNVNEVIANIATNKMGGDFRKEKRVHPNDDVNKSQSSNDTFPTAMHIAAVMELEDALLPSIELLKTTLTQKSEQYQSLVKIGRTHLQDATPLSVGQEMSGWVEMLKKTQEMIMVSLPPLRELALGGTAVGTGLNAHPKLGEMVAEEISSFTQKEYITAPNKFHALTSHDGLAFSHGALKALAADMMKIANDVRWLSSGPRCGIGEYKIPENEPGSSIMPGKVNPTQAEAVTMVTCQVFGNDTTIAMAASQGNFQLNVFKPVLINAYLQSVRLLSDVLRSFNDHCAVGLEPIPEKIDFNLHNSLMLVTALNPHIGYENAAKIAKNAHKKGISLRESALESGLLSAEEFDTIVKPEDMIGPKE from the coding sequence ATGAGAATAGAAAAAGATACGATGGGAGAGATAGAAGTCCCTGAAAATGCCTTATGGGGTGCGCAAAGTGCTCGAAGTTTGATGAACTTTAAAATCGGCGAGGAAAAGATGCCAAAAAGTATTATTTATGCTTTTGCTATTTTGAAGCGCTCTGTTGCTATTGTTAATAATCGTTTGGGAAAGCTTGATGAAAAGAAGACTCGCGCGATTGTATTGGCGTGTGATGAGATTTTAGAGGGTGAACATGACAAAGAGTTCCCTTTGAGTATTTGGCAAACCGGAAGCGGTACACAGACGAATATGAATGTCAACGAAGTGATTGCCAATATTGCGACCAATAAAATGGGAGGTGATTTTAGAAAAGAGAAGCGGGTCCATCCCAATGATGATGTCAATAAATCTCAAAGCTCCAATGACACGTTTCCCACAGCCATGCACATCGCCGCAGTGATGGAATTAGAAGATGCACTGTTGCCTAGTATTGAGCTTTTAAAGACAACATTAACACAAAAATCAGAACAATACCAATCTCTCGTAAAGATAGGAAGAACCCATTTGCAAGATGCCACGCCGCTGAGTGTGGGACAAGAGATGAGCGGATGGGTAGAGATGCTCAAAAAAACCCAAGAGATGATTATGGTCTCCCTCCCACCTCTTCGAGAATTGGCACTTGGAGGTACGGCTGTAGGAACTGGGCTCAATGCGCATCCGAAACTCGGTGAAATGGTTGCTGAGGAGATTAGTAGTTTTACACAAAAAGAGTATATTACCGCTCCAAATAAATTCCATGCCCTCACCAGTCATGATGGGTTGGCTTTTTCTCACGGTGCGCTCAAAGCATTGGCGGCTGATATGATGAAAATCGCCAATGATGTCAGATGGCTCAGTTCGGGCCCAAGATGCGGTATTGGAGAGTATAAAATCCCTGAAAATGAACCGGGAAGCTCGATTATGCCAGGCAAAGTCAATCCCACACAAGCAGAAGCCGTGACGATGGTGACCTGTCAGGTTTTTGGAAATGACACAACCATTGCAATGGCGGCCAGTCAAGGCAATTTTCAACTCAATGTCTTTAAACCGGTCTTAATCAATGCCTATTTGCAATCGGTACGTCTTTTGAGTGATGTATTGCGATCTTTCAATGATCATTGTGCTGTGGGGTTGGAGCCGATTCCTGAGAAGATTGATTTTAATCTGCACAATTCGCTGATGCTCGTGACAGCTTTAAATCCACATATTGGCTATGAAAATGCGGCCAAAATCGCTAAAAATGCGCATAAAAAAGGCATCAGTTTGCGAGAGTCTGCCTTAGAATCTGGCTTATTGAGTGCTGAGGAATTTGATACTATCGTCAAACCTGAAGATATGATTGGACCCAAAGAGTAA
- a CDS encoding YeeE/YedE thiosulfate transporter family protein, which produces MNKEQRYWHPLVGGFFLGTLLFVSFIVAGQGLGASGAFARVSAQLAYLYDATFAANGYAGAYLKHGNALANWTVVEVVGVFLGGFISAAMAGRIKQSIERGENYSASKRLFWAFFGGFLIGPATRLARGCTSGQALDGAASFSVGAWIFMIAAFGAGFLLAPLFKKQWS; this is translated from the coding sequence ATGAATAAAGAACAGAGATATTGGCATCCTCTTGTTGGAGGATTTTTTCTCGGCACCTTGCTATTTGTGAGCTTTATAGTAGCGGGGCAGGGATTGGGTGCGAGTGGTGCTTTTGCGCGAGTGAGTGCACAACTTGCTTACTTGTATGATGCCACTTTTGCCGCAAATGGTTATGCCGGAGCTTACCTAAAACACGGCAATGCTTTGGCAAACTGGACAGTTGTCGAAGTGGTGGGTGTCTTTTTAGGCGGTTTTATTAGTGCGGCGATGGCAGGACGCATCAAACAAAGCATTGAGCGCGGTGAGAATTATTCTGCATCAAAGCGATTGTTTTGGGCGTTTTTCGGTGGATTTTTAATCGGACCTGCGACACGTTTAGCTCGTGGATGTACCAGTGGACAAGCCTTAGATGGGGCTGCGTCATTTTCAGTAGGTGCTTGGATTTTCATGATAGCAGCCTTTGGTGCGGGATTTTTACTGGCGCCATTATTTAAAAAGCAGTGGTCATGA
- a CDS encoding sulfurtransferase, which translates to MKKFFSVLVLVAMMVIPSFAVSVPKNHVVSAAWLSKNAKHVVIVDVSSPKEYKMGHIPGAVNIPKEKFFLGRAGNIKALLDTPTQVSQLFSNAGISNNSTVVFVSHVKASKKYSDMTRGFWTAWVYGMRKVAILDGGIEAWVAHGQKLTTTPTMAKKGNFKVKKFYSSNVKSLVDIKSALVNKNAQLVDAREEAHYVGKDTDKRLVRHGHIEGAKKVSAYYFTKKDGKLFKMVSPAEAKAIFKKAGVALNKPIITYCNTGHLATGTWFAAKFLAGVKNVGDFDGSMYEYSRTSLPVAN; encoded by the coding sequence ATGAAAAAGTTTTTTTCAGTTTTAGTATTAGTTGCTATGATGGTGATTCCATCATTTGCCGTCAGTGTTCCTAAAAATCATGTCGTATCAGCTGCATGGTTGAGCAAAAATGCGAAGCATGTCGTGATTGTTGATGTTAGTAGCCCAAAAGAGTATAAAATGGGTCATATTCCTGGTGCTGTTAATATACCAAAAGAGAAGTTTTTCTTAGGACGTGCTGGTAATATTAAAGCCCTTCTTGATACTCCTACACAAGTATCACAACTTTTTAGCAATGCGGGTATTTCAAATAACAGTACCGTTGTTTTTGTATCACATGTCAAAGCTAGCAAAAAATACTCAGATATGACACGAGGATTTTGGACTGCTTGGGTATATGGTATGCGAAAAGTTGCGATTTTAGATGGTGGTATCGAAGCATGGGTTGCCCATGGTCAAAAGTTGACGACAACTCCAACAATGGCTAAAAAAGGTAACTTTAAAGTCAAGAAATTTTATAGTTCAAATGTTAAAAGTTTGGTCGATATCAAAAGTGCGCTTGTGAATAAAAATGCACAATTGGTTGATGCCAGAGAAGAAGCTCATTATGTGGGCAAAGATACCGACAAACGATTGGTACGACATGGCCATATTGAAGGTGCTAAAAAAGTTTCTGCTTACTATTTCACAAAAAAAGATGGCAAACTCTTTAAAATGGTAAGTCCTGCTGAAGCCAAAGCTATTTTCAAAAAAGCGGGCGTTGCATTGAACAAACCTATCATTACTTATTGTAACACAGGTCACTTAGCAACTGGTACGTGGTTTGCTGCTAAGTTTTTAGCCGGTGTGAAAAATGTTGGTGATTTTGACGGTTCTATGTATGAATACTCTCGAACTTCACTCCCTGTAGCAAATTAA
- a CDS encoding translation initiation factor gives MRKNLFEMGSKLDHDKPWNVEKSPSQKIIKETKARNQHALVFKKEKRRGKIVSLVGEFFLPETEIKALCKALKKQLGTGGTSKEGWMEFQGECQVKLKELLKQQGFRTKK, from the coding sequence GTGCGTAAGAATCTTTTCGAGATGGGCTCCAAGCTCGATCATGATAAGCCATGGAATGTTGAAAAATCCCCATCTCAAAAAATAATCAAGGAGACCAAAGCGCGAAATCAGCACGCTTTGGTTTTCAAAAAAGAGAAAAGACGCGGTAAAATCGTCAGTTTGGTTGGAGAATTTTTTCTACCAGAGACGGAGATAAAAGCGTTGTGCAAAGCGCTCAAAAAACAACTCGGAACCGGCGGTACGTCAAAAGAGGGTTGGATGGAATTCCAAGGTGAGTGCCAAGTAAAATTAAAAGAATTACTCAAACAACAAGGTTTTAGAACAAAAAAATAA
- a CDS encoding MarR family winged helix-turn-helix transcriptional regulator, which yields MIEDKSLEQYADEISKLTFNMQKMCTAKEALFCATINLSPIQFRCLRYLLKTTFLQVKELADNMELTPSRITNLLNNLESKGYIQRKISNKDRRIIKVTLTKKGREYATEVREKYIKYHEEILSMLKDEEEIKSLFTNLKKFEQILDEFLENQKENLK from the coding sequence ATGATTGAAGATAAGAGTCTTGAGCAATACGCAGATGAGATTTCTAAACTCACTTTTAATATGCAAAAAATGTGCACCGCTAAGGAGGCATTATTTTGTGCAACGATTAATCTAAGCCCGATACAATTTCGATGTCTTAGATATCTGCTTAAAACAACATTCCTACAAGTCAAAGAGTTAGCTGACAATATGGAACTCACCCCCTCACGCATTACCAATTTGTTAAACAATCTGGAATCAAAAGGCTACATTCAGCGAAAAATTTCCAATAAAGACAGACGTATTATCAAAGTCACGTTGACAAAAAAAGGTAGAGAATATGCGACTGAAGTACGAGAGAAATATATAAAATATCATGAAGAGATACTCTCAATGCTAAAAGATGAAGAGGAGATAAAAAGCTTGTTTACGAATTTGAAAAAGTTTGAACAGATACTTGATGAATTTTTAGAAAATCAAAAGGAAAACTTAAAATGA
- a CDS encoding YeeE/YedE thiosulfate transporter family protein, translating into MIAEATPMYPLFTTGSIDGNTNLLYGLILGMFFGFILERVGFGNSKVIAAIFHFKNLRVSQTMISAIVTAATWIVIASYFGWVDYDQMFIPLVYVWPYLVGGAIFGAGMVMAGWCPGTAVVGFASGKIDAAVFMLGMLSGMYFYFIEYDKIADFANSGYIGRYTIDKLVGGNMYTTSYLVTIVMAICLGVFMNVMKSTINKNEGK; encoded by the coding sequence ATGATAGCAGAAGCAACACCGATGTATCCCTTGTTTACAACTGGCTCTATTGATGGCAATACGAATCTATTATATGGTTTGATTCTTGGAATGTTTTTTGGATTTATTCTTGAGCGTGTTGGCTTTGGAAATTCAAAAGTTATAGCAGCAATCTTTCACTTTAAAAATCTAAGGGTTTCGCAGACGATGATTTCCGCTATCGTCACAGCAGCCACGTGGATTGTGATTGCATCGTATTTTGGTTGGGTTGATTATGATCAAATGTTTATTCCGTTGGTGTATGTTTGGCCATACTTAGTCGGAGGTGCGATATTTGGCGCTGGTATGGTGATGGCAGGCTGGTGTCCTGGTACTGCAGTCGTTGGGTTTGCATCAGGCAAGATTGATGCGGCTGTATTTATGCTCGGTATGCTCAGCGGTATGTATTTTTACTTTATTGAGTATGATAAAATTGCAGATTTTGCCAATTCAGGATATATCGGACGCTATACGATTGACAAATTAGTAGGCGGTAATATGTACACGACCTCTTATCTCGTGACCATTGTCATGGCGATATGTTTGGGTGTGTTTATGAATGTTATGAAATCAACCATTAATAAGAATGAGGGGAAATAA
- a CDS encoding AEC family transporter — protein sequence MDYIINTLIPIFMLIATGYFLKRIKFPSTDFWPMADKLTYYVLMPALLVYKLSNAKIDLSHTINLVGTTLLSITVVFLTLIIINVFFKFEKRAFTSIMQGGIRFNSYVFLAFVASVYGDKGLVLAAIVLAFVIPYLNILCISTFALYVRHKDFSLKAFLMTIIKNPLIGACAIGGLINYSNIPLPAVIFKSFGLLSHAALPMGLLSVGVGLELKYLHEAKKELVVATIAKLFYFPSIIYAMGALLGLSGIPLSVAIIFGAMPTAVSGYILARELGGDVTLMASIITFQTLVCMASLFLIVPFI from the coding sequence ATGGACTATATTATCAACACTTTGATACCGATTTTCATGTTGATAGCCACGGGCTATTTTTTAAAACGCATCAAATTTCCTTCCACCGACTTTTGGCCGATGGCTGATAAATTGACCTATTATGTGCTGATGCCCGCACTGCTTGTTTATAAACTCTCCAACGCCAAAATCGATTTGAGTCACACCATCAATCTCGTGGGTACGACACTGTTGAGTATTACAGTTGTTTTCCTCACTCTTATTATTATCAATGTGTTTTTCAAATTTGAAAAGCGCGCTTTCACCTCTATCATGCAAGGAGGCATTCGTTTTAACTCTTATGTTTTCTTGGCATTTGTTGCTTCAGTATATGGAGATAAAGGGTTGGTCCTAGCGGCGATTGTGTTGGCCTTTGTGATTCCCTATCTCAATATTTTATGTATCTCTACATTTGCGCTCTATGTGCGTCACAAAGATTTTTCCCTAAAAGCTTTTTTGATGACCATCATCAAAAATCCTCTAATAGGTGCTTGTGCTATTGGTGGTTTGATTAATTATAGTAATATTCCGCTGCCTGCTGTCATCTTCAAATCTTTTGGACTCTTGAGTCATGCGGCACTTCCTATGGGGCTACTTTCTGTGGGCGTTGGATTGGAATTAAAGTACTTACATGAAGCTAAAAAAGAGTTGGTTGTTGCGACGATTGCCAAGCTATTTTATTTTCCTAGTATCATTTATGCCATGGGGGCGCTTTTGGGTTTATCGGGTATTCCCTTGAGTGTTGCTATCATCTTTGGTGCGATGCCAACGGCCGTTTCTGGTTATATACTAGCACGAGAACTTGGCGGTGATGTGACCTTGATGGCGTCAATAATCACATTTCAGACTTTAGTGTGTATGGCCAGTCTTTTTCTTATCGTCCCTTTTATCTAA